A DNA window from Flavisolibacter ginsenosidimutans contains the following coding sequences:
- a CDS encoding DinB family protein: protein MNAEKAAFLQSRFVPLLQEIPTETPAAWGKMTLQQMIEHFADYTRIASGKVAHTEILTPPEQLDKARAFLESEKPFRENTPNPLMPETPAPVRNPSKAEAIKELKKELDDFFAVFEKNKLQVTRNPFFGDLTYEQNVQLLHKHALHHLKQFGVSPLSP, encoded by the coding sequence ATGAATGCAGAGAAAGCCGCGTTTTTGCAAAGCCGTTTTGTTCCCTTATTGCAGGAAATTCCCACCGAAACACCCGCCGCCTGGGGCAAGATGACCTTACAGCAAATGATTGAACATTTTGCCGATTACACACGCATTGCGTCGGGCAAGGTGGCCCACACGGAAATTCTCACGCCGCCGGAACAATTGGACAAAGCACGGGCCTTTTTGGAAAGCGAAAAACCGTTTCGCGAAAACACGCCCAACCCCCTGATGCCCGAAACGCCGGCACCGGTGCGCAATCCTTCGAAAGCGGAAGCCATCAAAGAACTCAAGAAAGAGCTTGACGATTTCTTTGCCGTGTTTGAAAAAAACAAACTTCAAGTAACCCGCAATCCTTTCTTTGGCGATTTAACTTATGAGCAAAACGTGCAGCTTTTGCACAAACACGCATTGCACCATTTGAAACAATTTGGGGTAAGCCCCCTGTCCCCCTAA
- a CDS encoding adenylate kinase, whose protein sequence is MFNLILFGPPGSGKGTQSEKIVERFGLIHLSTGNLLRQEILDKTPLGLEAKNFMDKGQLVPDEVVIGMIDTCLIKHPQAKGFLFDGFPRTIAQAEALDKLLSLKKTTICKVLALDVTEEELVKRLVNRGVTSGRSDDLDEAVIRRRFNVYKNETEPVAEYYQKQGKLERLYGEGSVDEIFQKLSTCIEDGMNQQSSVSAQ, encoded by the coding sequence ATGTTTAATTTGATTTTGTTTGGCCCTCCGGGCAGCGGCAAAGGCACGCAATCCGAAAAAATTGTAGAACGTTTTGGTCTGATACATCTTTCTACCGGCAACCTGCTTCGCCAGGAAATTCTCGACAAAACACCGCTGGGGCTGGAAGCCAAAAATTTTATGGACAAAGGCCAGCTTGTGCCCGACGAAGTGGTGATCGGCATGATTGACACCTGCCTGATAAAACACCCTCAAGCCAAGGGTTTTTTGTTCGATGGTTTTCCCCGAACCATTGCGCAGGCCGAGGCTTTGGACAAGCTTCTCTCGCTGAAAAAAACAACCATCTGCAAAGTGCTGGCGCTGGACGTAACTGAAGAGGAACTGGTCAAGCGACTGGTGAATCGCGGCGTTACATCGGGCCGCAGCGACGACCTGGACGAAGCCGTTATCCGCAGGCGTTTTAACGTGTACAAAAACGAGACGGAACCCGTTGCCGAGTATTATCAAAAACAGGGCAAGCTGGAGCGTCTTTACGGTGAAGGCTCCGTGGATGAAATTTTTCAAAAGCTGAGTACTTGCATCGAGGACGGCATGAATCAGCAGTCCTCTGTTTCTGCGCAATAG
- the msrB gene encoding peptide-methionine (R)-S-oxide reductase MsrB, with the protein MKRFFLLVPMAAVLQFCTYSQTPKTTGMNSPKNNPHYSNTDSTKLNVADTDWEKVLPADVYRVAREKGTERPWSSPLETIKDKGTYYCAVCGNPLFISDTKFESGCGWPSFYQPISKGSVIYTPDNTYGMTRTEVQCGRCKSHLGHVFDDGPPPTGLRYCINGVVLDFKKAQEAEKKFQNQDLKDKKNS; encoded by the coding sequence ATGAAACGTTTTTTTCTGCTGGTGCCGATGGCTGCCGTTTTGCAGTTCTGCACGTATTCACAAACGCCTAAAACAACCGGAATGAATTCACCCAAAAACAACCCGCATTATTCCAATACCGACAGCACAAAATTGAACGTGGCCGATACCGATTGGGAAAAAGTTTTGCCAGCCGATGTTTACCGGGTGGCACGCGAAAAAGGAACCGAAAGGCCCTGGAGTTCGCCGCTGGAAACCATCAAGGACAAGGGAACGTACTATTGCGCCGTATGCGGCAACCCGCTTTTTATTAGCGATACAAAATTTGAAAGCGGCTGCGGCTGGCCTTCATTTTACCAGCCTATCAGCAAAGGCTCGGTTATTTATACGCCGGATAACACCTACGGAATGACCCGTACCGAAGTGCAGTGCGGCCGCTGCAAATCGCACCTGGGCCATGTGTTTGACGACGGACCGCCGCCCACCGGTTTGCGCTATTGCATTAACGGTGTGGTGCTTGATTTTAAAAAGGCGCAGGAGGCCGAAAAGAAATTTCAGAACCAGGATTTGAAGGATAAAAAGAATTCCTAA
- the dusB gene encoding tRNA dihydrouridine synthase DusB encodes MVKIADIQLPDFPLLLAPMEDVSDPPFRAVCKVNGADLMYTEFISSEGLIRDAIKSRQKLDIFDSERPVGIQIFGGDEEAMALSAKIVDTVNPDLLDINFGCPVKKVVTKGAGAAVLKDIDLMVRLTKAVVNSTSLPVTVKTRLGWDDASINIGDVAERLQDVGIKALAIHGRTRCQLYKGVANWEPIARVKNNPRIQIPIFGNGDIDTPEKALEYKSRYGVDGIMIGRAAIGYPWIFNEIKHFIKTGEHLQPPGIQQRVDVIRQHLHRSVEWKGTKAGINEMRRHYTNYLRGLPNIKEFRLKLVTISEAEEIDAVLDEIVKRYDGFAFETRKLDMASLTYSCEN; translated from the coding sequence TTGGTTAAAATTGCCGACATACAACTTCCCGATTTTCCCTTGCTGCTGGCGCCGATGGAAGACGTAAGCGACCCGCCTTTTCGTGCGGTTTGTAAAGTCAACGGTGCGGATTTGATGTACACCGAATTTATTTCGAGTGAAGGCCTTATTCGCGATGCCATCAAAAGCCGGCAAAAGCTCGACATCTTCGACAGCGAACGGCCGGTGGGCATTCAAATTTTTGGCGGCGACGAAGAAGCGATGGCCCTGAGCGCAAAGATTGTGGACACGGTGAATCCCGATTTGCTCGACATCAACTTTGGTTGTCCGGTGAAAAAGGTAGTGACCAAAGGCGCCGGTGCTGCGGTGCTCAAAGACATTGACCTGATGGTGCGCTTAACCAAAGCGGTTGTCAATTCCACCTCCTTGCCGGTTACGGTAAAAACAAGATTGGGTTGGGACGATGCTTCAATCAATATTGGCGACGTGGCCGAACGCTTGCAGGATGTGGGCATTAAAGCCCTTGCCATTCACGGCCGCACACGGTGCCAGTTGTACAAAGGCGTGGCCAATTGGGAACCGATTGCGAGAGTAAAGAACAACCCACGAATTCAGATTCCCATCTTCGGCAACGGCGACATTGATACGCCTGAAAAAGCATTGGAATACAAAAGCCGTTATGGTGTGGACGGCATCATGATTGGCCGTGCGGCCATTGGCTATCCCTGGATCTTTAACGAGATAAAACACTTCATCAAAACCGGCGAACACCTCCAACCGCCGGGCATCCAACAACGCGTAGATGTGATTCGTCAACACCTGCATCGTTCGGTTGAATGGAAGGGGACGAAAGCCGGCATCAATGAAATGCGCCGTCATTACACCAATTATTTACGCGGCCTTCCCAACATCAAAGAGTTTCGGTTAAAACTCGTTACCATTTCGGAAGCAGAAGAAATAGACGCGGTGCTGGATGAAATTGTAAAACGTTACGACGGCTTTGCGTTTGAAACAAGAAAGCTTGACATGGCTTCGCTAACGTATAGTTGCGAGAACTAA
- a CDS encoding CPBP family intramembrane glutamic endopeptidase, which yields MQTYLKTRPVWVQFFLFLGMAVASFFIGSAVGVLILSKITGIGLGQLRDPKAWDLANPAMLTFVRGMILIQFLFLFALPSLLFSYLSDKKPFHYLGLQAPGTNHYWLWAVLLIVVSYPFVEYVGYINQKIAVSAGGQSWMKSMEEEAARQIKFMLRERTPAELIKNLVFISLFAGIGEELFFRGILQRMLIRATQSPWVGIVLAAAIFSAFHFQFYGFLPRLFLGVLLGAIYWFSGSLWVAMLAHFLYDASVIVYLYFNPQDLQNADAELIKGQEVQLLVGAMISLALTFVLLHQMQKKSVVSYEAVYNDDFPKHKDDFSF from the coding sequence ATGCAAACATATCTTAAAACGAGGCCGGTTTGGGTACAGTTCTTCCTGTTTTTGGGAATGGCGGTCGCGAGTTTTTTTATCGGCAGCGCGGTGGGTGTATTGATTTTATCCAAAATAACTGGCATCGGCTTGGGCCAGCTTCGCGATCCGAAGGCCTGGGATTTAGCCAATCCTGCCATGCTCACCTTCGTTCGCGGAATGATTTTGATCCAGTTTCTTTTTTTATTCGCCCTGCCTTCGCTTCTCTTTTCTTACCTCTCCGATAAAAAGCCTTTTCATTATCTTGGTTTGCAAGCACCCGGCACCAATCATTATTGGTTATGGGCTGTTTTGCTGATCGTGGTTTCTTATCCTTTTGTTGAATATGTGGGTTACATCAACCAAAAAATTGCCGTAAGCGCAGGTGGACAGTCGTGGATGAAAAGCATGGAAGAAGAAGCGGCGCGGCAAATAAAATTCATGCTTCGCGAACGAACACCGGCGGAGTTGATCAAGAACCTTGTTTTTATTTCGCTGTTTGCCGGCATTGGTGAAGAACTTTTTTTCCGGGGCATTTTACAGCGCATGCTGATTCGCGCCACGCAAAGTCCCTGGGTCGGAATCGTTTTGGCAGCAGCCATTTTCTCGGCCTTTCATTTCCAGTTTTACGGCTTTTTACCACGGCTATTTTTGGGTGTTTTGCTGGGTGCCATTTATTGGTTCAGCGGAAGTTTGTGGGTAGCCATGCTAGCGCATTTTCTTTACGATGCCTCGGTGATTGTCTATCTTTATTTTAACCCGCAAGATTTGCAAAACGCCGATGCTGAATTGATCAAAGGGCAGGAAGTACAGTTGCTCGTGGGTGCCATGATCAGCCTTGCGCTGACCTTTGTGTTGCTTCACCAGATGCAGAAAAAATCAGTGGTAAGTTACGAAGCCGTTTACAACGACGACTTTCCCAAACACAAGGACGATTTTAGTTTTTAA
- a CDS encoding phosphatidate cytidylyltransferase, with translation MAFNVQTFKTRALTAVIFVVVMMAGLLWNEWSFFVLFSVVHFGAWVEYQKLVEAFNPDYKAISNVHRYGVMIGGWCLLLYFTNGNLYIGNIRLNEVGFWLGLASMILIPLVIVLERKGALIKNLGYSLSGLIYISLSLGLLIAIRTLYGLNTEGKEGLGKALVLTLIFSIWINDTMAYIVGSFIGKTPFSKISPKKTWEGTGGGAILCVVAMAFIGHALGLTYVDAGFIAALAAVFGTIGDLFESKLKRMAGVKDSGSVMPGHGGFLDRFDSLLFASVAVWVYVQIAMR, from the coding sequence ATGGCTTTTAACGTACAAACATTTAAAACAAGAGCCCTCACCGCCGTCATTTTCGTGGTGGTGATGATGGCCGGACTGCTTTGGAACGAGTGGTCATTCTTTGTGTTGTTTTCGGTTGTGCACTTTGGTGCGTGGGTAGAATATCAAAAGCTGGTGGAAGCGTTTAATCCCGATTATAAGGCTATCAGCAACGTTCATCGCTACGGTGTAATGATTGGTGGCTGGTGTTTGCTGCTTTACTTCACGAACGGTAATTTATACATCGGCAACATTCGTTTGAATGAAGTTGGTTTTTGGCTTGGTCTGGCTTCAATGATTTTAATTCCGTTGGTGATTGTTTTAGAACGCAAGGGGGCATTAATAAAAAATCTTGGTTACTCTTTATCGGGTTTGATTTACATCTCGCTTTCGCTTGGTTTGCTCATTGCCATTCGAACCTTGTACGGGCTTAATACCGAAGGCAAAGAAGGCCTTGGTAAAGCGCTGGTGTTAACACTAATCTTTTCCATCTGGATCAACGACACGATGGCGTACATCGTGGGTTCGTTTATTGGCAAAACGCCGTTCTCCAAAATATCGCCGAAGAAAACATGGGAAGGCACAGGCGGCGGCGCAATCCTTTGCGTGGTGGCAATGGCTTTCATTGGTCATGCACTTGGATTGACTTATGTTGATGCAGGTTTTATTGCTGCATTGGCGGCAGTATTTGGAACCATTGGCGATTTGTTTGAAAGCAAATTAAAACGCATGGCAGGAGTGAAAGACAGCGGAAGTGTTATGCCCGGCCACGGCGGCTTTTTAGATCGCTTTGATTCGTTGTTGTTTGCAAGTGTAGCGGTGTGGGTTTACGTGCAAATCGCCATGCGGTAG
- a CDS encoding N-acetylmuramoyl-L-alanine amidase: MRRLLLACFLIATAVAHSQAFYGRTSGPLVYLNYGLGEDRLGGAKAGFLDSNVLVKVVDSVKADYKVQLSKAHFAYLPKSAFRTDTAIKLQAYYLTGSWKVYGDSAADYVNISLTEKLPYKSVQQINPARLVVDVFGVTSNTNWITQLKTTQEIKNAWYEQVEDDVFRIFIELKHQQHWGYSIAYKNNVLQIKIKRQPPSLSLKKLKIAIDAGHGGTNAGADGLTSKVLEKDYTLKIAKEVEAYLKKKGAAVYMTRTHDTDLSMVERTVMLREQAPDFLISIHLNSAGSPTVKGTSTYYRYIGFRPLSQAILKRMLELGLDEYGNVGSFNFSLSGPTEYPNCLVEVAFLSNPDDEKKILDPKFHKAVAKKITQGIEDWLKGMK, from the coding sequence ATGAGACGACTGCTCCTCGCCTGCTTCCTTATTGCTACCGCCGTTGCACATTCGCAAGCTTTTTACGGCCGCACCTCCGGCCCGCTGGTTTACCTCAATTACGGCCTCGGCGAAGACCGCCTGGGCGGCGCCAAAGCCGGTTTCCTCGACAGCAACGTGCTGGTAAAAGTGGTGGACAGCGTAAAAGCCGATTACAAAGTGCAGCTTTCGAAAGCGCATTTCGCCTACCTGCCCAAGTCGGCCTTCCGCACCGACACGGCCATCAAGCTTCAAGCCTATTATTTAACCGGCAGTTGGAAGGTGTACGGCGACAGCGCCGCCGATTACGTGAACATTTCTCTCACGGAAAAACTGCCGTACAAAAGCGTGCAGCAAATCAATCCCGCACGCCTGGTGGTGGACGTTTTCGGCGTTACGTCCAACACCAACTGGATCACCCAACTGAAGACCACCCAGGAAATAAAAAACGCCTGGTACGAACAGGTGGAAGACGATGTGTTCCGCATTTTTATTGAACTGAAGCACCAGCAGCATTGGGGCTATTCGATTGCCTACAAGAACAACGTGCTGCAAATAAAAATCAAGCGGCAACCGCCATCCTTATCGCTTAAGAAATTAAAGATCGCGATTGACGCGGGCCACGGCGGCACCAACGCCGGCGCGGACGGCCTGACCTCGAAGGTTTTGGAAAAAGACTACACGCTGAAGATTGCCAAAGAGGTGGAAGCTTATTTGAAAAAGAAAGGCGCTGCCGTTTATATGACGCGTACGCACGACACGGATTTGAGCATGGTGGAACGCACGGTGATGCTCCGCGAACAAGCACCGGATTTTTTAATTTCCATTCACCTGAATTCGGCGGGTTCGCCTACGGTGAAGGGCACGAGCACGTATTACCGCTACATTGGTTTCCGGCCGTTGTCGCAAGCGATTTTAAAGCGCATGTTGGAATTGGGATTGGATGAATACGGCAACGTGGGTTCGTTTAATTTTTCGCTAAGCGGTCCAACGGAGTACCCGAATTGTTTGGTGGAGGTTGCGTTTTTAAGCAACCCGGATGACGAGAAAAAAATACTTGATCCGAAGTTTCACAAGGCCGTGGCGAAGAAGATAACGCAAGGGATTGAGGATTGGCTGAAGGGGATGAAGTGA
- a CDS encoding zeta toxin family protein: MSSTKPQSQLRLRVFAGPNGSGKSTVIHYVRNIKVKKHFIDFGYYINADDIAVQLRSNSFSFAAFDLNVKPKEFTEVVLLSGLIGNEFSLADFQSAFSLRNNILRLKTPAAAERLAQIVADFLRKKLLEEQKKFSFETVFSHPSKLEIMRQAAEAGYKVYLYFVSTESPEINKFRVKARKAKNGHDVPEDKIVSRYYRSLDLLFDACQLAYQVFFFDNSVDGENSVMFAHFKSGGGKKKWDRIQKSGVPEWFKKYYSDKVR, from the coding sequence TTGTCCTCGACTAAGCCCCAATCGCAATTGCGCCTTCGCGTGTTTGCCGGTCCAAACGGCTCGGGCAAAAGCACGGTCATCCATTACGTCAGAAACATCAAAGTAAAAAAGCACTTCATTGACTTCGGTTATTACATTAATGCCGATGACATTGCCGTGCAATTGCGAAGCAATTCCTTTTCGTTTGCTGCTTTCGATTTGAATGTAAAGCCAAAAGAATTTACCGAGGTTGTTTTGCTCTCTGGACTTATCGGCAATGAATTTTCGTTAGCCGATTTTCAATCAGCTTTTTCTTTGCGCAACAATATTCTGCGACTCAAAACGCCTGCTGCGGCAGAGCGGTTAGCGCAAATTGTTGCAGACTTTTTACGAAAGAAATTGTTGGAAGAACAAAAGAAGTTTTCGTTTGAAACAGTGTTCTCGCATCCTTCCAAACTAGAAATTATGCGGCAGGCAGCAGAGGCAGGCTATAAGGTTTATCTGTATTTCGTTTCTACCGAATCGCCGGAGATTAACAAGTTTCGGGTAAAGGCGCGAAAAGCAAAGAATGGACACGATGTGCCCGAAGACAAAATTGTAAGCCGTTATTATCGTTCGCTGGATTTACTTTTTGATGCTTGCCAATTAGCTTATCAGGTTTTCTTCTTTGATAACTCAGTTGACGGCGAAAACTCCGTGATGTTTGCGCATTTCAAATCAGGGGGTGGTAAAAAGAAGTGGGACCGGATTCAAAAAAGTGGCGTGCCAGAATGGTTTAAAAAATACTATTCAGATAAGGTAAGATAA
- a CDS encoding DUF6089 family protein: MKNLLLLLFSLPLAAASQDFHFSARLGAMGYNGDLKAHPVTLSQTKPMISLGARYDLTEHIMARGYFTYGALTASDKKGTAAMQARNLDFSTKLLDFELGAQYNIFNLNEKWWTPYVFAGIGAFHFNPYTKDAAGTQYFLKPLSTEGQGFEPGVPNYSLTQFSIPLGFGAEYLLDEDHRIGLEFSYRTTFTDYLDDVSTTYVSDADLLKYRGPKAVELAYRGDEVSNRPYPVGDIRGNPKQKDGYYYVALTYTFRFWFNKYKETSGLPGGKRDSKVGCPANRY, from the coding sequence ATGAAAAACCTTTTGCTGCTTCTTTTCTCCCTGCCGCTGGCCGCCGCTTCGCAGGACTTTCATTTCTCCGCACGCCTCGGCGCTATGGGCTATAACGGCGACCTGAAAGCGCATCCCGTCACACTGTCGCAAACAAAGCCGATGATTTCGCTGGGCGCCCGCTACGACCTCACGGAACACATCATGGCCCGTGGCTATTTTACCTACGGCGCCTTAACCGCCAGCGATAAAAAAGGAACGGCTGCCATGCAGGCCCGCAACCTCGATTTCTCCACCAAGCTTTTGGATTTTGAACTGGGTGCCCAATACAACATTTTTAACCTGAACGAAAAGTGGTGGACGCCTTACGTGTTTGCGGGCATTGGCGCTTTCCATTTTAATCCGTACACCAAAGACGCGGCTGGCACGCAATACTTTTTAAAACCCCTGAGCACCGAAGGCCAGGGCTTTGAACCCGGCGTGCCGAATTACAGTCTTACACAGTTCAGCATTCCGCTTGGCTTTGGCGCGGAATACCTGCTGGACGAAGACCACCGCATTGGTCTTGAGTTCAGCTACCGCACCACCTTTACCGATTACCTTGACGACGTGAGCACAACTTATGTTAGCGATGCCGATTTGCTGAAGTATCGCGGACCAAAGGCAGTGGAACTGGCCTACCGCGGTGATGAAGTGAGCAATCGTCCTTATCCCGTTGGCGACATTCGCGGCAATCCAAAGCAGAAGGACGGTTATTATTACGTGGCGCTGACGTACACCTTCCGTTTTTGGTTTAACAAGTACAAGGAAACATCGGGGCTGCCGGGTGGGAAGAGAGATAGTAAGGTGGGTTGCCCGGCGAATCGGTATTGA